TGAGCACCAGCTCCCGGAACAGGCGCACCGGGTACGGCTCGGGGCCTGCTCCCCCGCGCCGTTCCCGCCAGGCCAGGCCAATCTCCCGAAAGGCGAGGCCTGAATCCAGTGCGAGCTCCACCCAGCCAAGGTCGCCGGGCTGCGCGGCGCCCTCGGGGGCAGGGGCAGGGCCGCCGGGGGCAGGGGCAGGGCCGCCGGGCGGGAGGATGCTGACGCCGAGCCCTGCCGAGACGAGTCCCCTGGCGGTGTGGGTGTCCTGGCTCTCGAACGCGATGCGGGGCCGGAAACCAGCTTCCCGGAACAACGCGTCTGTCAGCGAGCGCATGCCATAGCCGGGACCCATCGCCACGAAGGGTTCGCCCCGGATCTCCGCCAGAGCGGCCCGACGGCGTCCCGCGAGCGGGTGCCTGTGGTGCACAACGAGCCGCAACGGTTCCCGGTACAGGGCAGCGGAGGAGATCAGCCGGCCGGGAACCGCGACAGGGGCGGTCAGCGCCAGGTCTGCCGCACCGGCAGCCAACTCCGCCAGGCAACCGGCCCGTGCCCCCTGGCTGAGGTCGAAGGCCGGCTGGGGATGCCGGACGCGGAAGGCGCTGATCAACAGCGGCAGCATTGCCTCCCCGAAGGTGTGCTGGAAGGACACCGCGATCCGGCCCCGTGCCACCTCCGACTCATGCCGGACCAGGTCCAGGCCGGACTGGAACTCGCCCAGCGCAGCCTCGATATGCGGAAGGAGCGCCCTGGCCGCGGAGGTCAGCCGCACGCCGCGGCCGTCACGGATCAGCAGTTCGGTTCCGATGATGCTGCTGGCCCTCGCGATTCCCCGGCTGACTGTCGATTGTGGCAGTCCCAGCACTTCTGCCGTCGCAGTAATGTGCTGGGTCCGTCCGAGCTCGGCCAGCAAAGGAAGCAGCGGCAGCAGCTGGGCCATCTGTTTGTGCTCCACGCCCGTCGACCAATCTTTCCATCGTTCCATATTTGCTATTGATTCTATGGGAAACATGCATTGGAGACATGCCTTTGGGGAGCCTATCCTGAGATCATGCCCCGACGCCTGCGCCGCCAACTCCCCACCGCAGGCTCCGCGGCAACACCGGGCGTCATCGGCGTGGCGGGGCCGGCCTGGCCAGGGCACGCCAGGGGATCCGCGGCCTACACGAAGATTCTTGCCGGACTGGCCTTTGCCGGCGTCGCCACCTTCGCGCAGCTGTACTCCACCCAGGCGGTCCTGCCGATGATGGCAACGGAGTTGCAGGTCACGGCGGCCGAGGCGGCACTGACGATCTCCGTAGCCACTGCGGGGCTTGCCGTGACGGTACTTCCTTGGTCGTTCCTGGCCGACCGCATCGGCCGCGTCCGTGTCATGATGTGGGGCATCTCGGCGGCGACGGTCCTGGGCCTGATGGTCCCGCTCGCCGCCAGCCTCCCGATCTTGCTGGGCCTGCGGATGCTCGAAGGAATGGCACTGGGCGGCATCCCCGCCATCGCCATTGCATACCTGCATGAGGAGGTCAACAAGGCCCACGCGGCGCTGGCGGCCGGAACATATGTCGCCGGCACCACCCTGGGCGGGCTGGCCGGCCGGCTGGTTGCCGGCTTTGTCGGCGAACTCTGGGGTTGGCGGGCCGCTGCCCTGGCCGTCTCGCTCCTCGCGGCCGCGGCGGCCGCCATGTTCCTGCTCCTGGTGCCCCGGGCCAGGGGCTTCACGGCGGCAACGGCCGGCGGCTTTCGCGGCGCGCTCCGCACTCTGGCCGGACACGCCCGGAACCCGCGCCTGATGGCCCTCTACATCCAGGCATTCCTGCTGATGGGCGGATTCGTGGCCGTCTACAACTACCTTGGCTTCCGGCTTTCCGGGGAACCCTTTGGCCTGCCGGCCACTATTGTCAGCCTGATCTTCCTGGCCTACCTTGCCGGCACTGTCTCCTCCCGCTGGGCCGGCGGACTCACCGCGCGGTTCGGGCGGCGCACTGTGCTGATCGCAGGAACGATGCTGATGGTGGCCGGCCTGGCCCTGACACTGCTTCAATTGCTGGCGCCCATCCTGGTGGGCCTGCTGCTGTTCACAGCCGGCTTTTTCGCGGCGCACAGCGTCGGCGCTGGCTGGACCGGGGTAATTGCCAGGACCGGCAGGGCCCAGGCAGCCTCGCTCTACAACCTCGCCTACTACCTCGGATCCAGCGTCATCGGCTGGGCCGGCGGACTGGTCTTCCAGTCACTTGGCTGGGCGGCCCTGGCCCTGGCCGTGATCGGGCTGGCCGGCACGACGGCGGTGATCACCGCCGTCGTGCACCCCGCCCGGCAGGCGGCCCCGGCCGCTGCTCCGGCTCCGGCTAGCGGGTAGCTTCGATGGCCTGCACGAGGTCAGCCACAACGTCGGCCGGGTCTTCCAGGCCAATCGAGACCCGCAGCAGGCTGGCATTCGGTTTAGCCTCGGCTGCAACCGGCCGGTGCGTCAGCCCAGCCGGATGCTGGATCAGGGTGTCGATGCCGCCGAGCGAAACCGCATGCGTAATCATGCCGACCGCACCGGGAATCCGTTCGGCCTGCTCAGCGCTGCCCACCTCGAACGCGATCAGCGAGCCCGGGCCCGCCATCTGGCTGCCGATCAGCCCCTGCGGATCGCACTCGGGCAGCCCAGGGTAGAAGACACGCCGAACGAGCCCGTGCCCGGCCAGGGCGACCGCAACCTTCTGCGCACTGGCTTGCTGAGCGCGCACCCGGACCGGGAGCGTGGCGAGGCCGCGGTGGAGCAGGTAGGCCGGCCACGGTGTGAGAATGCCGCCGGTGACGGCCCGGATCTGGCGCAGCCGCGTGCTCCATTCGGGAGCGGCAGCCACCACACCGCCCATCGCATCGCCATGTCCGCCGAGGAACTTGGTGGCGCTGTGCAGGACCATATCGGCACCAAGGTCGAAGGGCTGCTGAAGGATGGGGCTCGCGAAAGTGTTGTCAACCAGAAGCGGGACGCCGTCCGCCGCTGCGGCCACCCGGGCAATATCGACGAGTTCCAGGCTCGGGTTAGCCGGCGTCTCAAGGATCACCAGTCCGGTATCGGGCCGGAGCGCGGCGTGCACACCGTCCGGGGTGGCGAATGTAACGTCGTTGCCAAGCACCCCCGATGCCAGCAGATAGTCGCTCCCGCCGTACAGCGGCCGCACCGCGACCACATGCTTCTTTCCGGTCGCGACGACCGCTAGCAATACAGCACTAAGCGCGGCCATACCGGTGGCAAATGCGACCGCCTCCGGTGTCTTTTCGAGGACGGCGACGCCTTCTTCGAACCGCGCAACGGTCGGATTCCAGAGCCGCTGGTAGACGGTGCTCTGCCCTTCCAAATGAGCGCCGCCGGTGGCCATGTGTTCATAGGCGAGGCCCCCGTCGTGCACGGACGGAAGCGGCGCGGTGGTGGAAAGATCGATCGGCACAGCGTGAACGCCCAGTTCCGTGAGGCCGTTCCGGCCGGCGTGGACTGCCAGCGAGTCTTGAGAAAGCACCGTTGCTCCTTATGAATATTCACCATTGAATACCAGAAGTATCCGGCA
This genomic window from Arthrobacter sp. EM1 contains:
- a CDS encoding MFS transporter: MPRRLRRQLPTAGSAATPGVIGVAGPAWPGHARGSAAYTKILAGLAFAGVATFAQLYSTQAVLPMMATELQVTAAEAALTISVATAGLAVTVLPWSFLADRIGRVRVMMWGISAATVLGLMVPLAASLPILLGLRMLEGMALGGIPAIAIAYLHEEVNKAHAALAAGTYVAGTTLGGLAGRLVAGFVGELWGWRAAALAVSLLAAAAAAMFLLLVPRARGFTAATAGGFRGALRTLAGHARNPRLMALYIQAFLLMGGFVAVYNYLGFRLSGEPFGLPATIVSLIFLAYLAGTVSSRWAGGLTARFGRRTVLIAGTMLMVAGLALTLLQLLAPILVGLLLFTAGFFAAHSVGAGWTGVIARTGRAQAASLYNLAYYLGSSVIGWAGGLVFQSLGWAALALAVIGLAGTTAVITAVVHPARQAAPAAAPAPASG
- a CDS encoding LysR family transcriptional regulator encodes the protein MERWKDWSTGVEHKQMAQLLPLLPLLAELGRTQHITATAEVLGLPQSTVSRGIARASSIIGTELLIRDGRGVRLTSAARALLPHIEAALGEFQSGLDLVRHESEVARGRIAVSFQHTFGEAMLPLLISAFRVRHPQPAFDLSQGARAGCLAELAAGAADLALTAPVAVPGRLISSAALYREPLRLVVHHRHPLAGRRRAALAEIRGEPFVAMGPGYGMRSLTDALFREAGFRPRIAFESQDTHTARGLVSAGLGVSILPPGGPAPAPGGPAPAPEGAAQPGDLGWVELALDSGLAFREIGLAWRERRGGAGPEPYPVRLFRELVLSEGPALLAGFVRERSGA
- a CDS encoding PLP-dependent aspartate aminotransferase family protein — translated: MLSQDSLAVHAGRNGLTELGVHAVPIDLSTTAPLPSVHDGGLAYEHMATGGAHLEGQSTVYQRLWNPTVARFEEGVAVLEKTPEAVAFATGMAALSAVLLAVVATGKKHVVAVRPLYGGSDYLLASGVLGNDVTFATPDGVHAALRPDTGLVILETPANPSLELVDIARVAAAADGVPLLVDNTFASPILQQPFDLGADMVLHSATKFLGGHGDAMGGVVAAAPEWSTRLRQIRAVTGGILTPWPAYLLHRGLATLPVRVRAQQASAQKVAVALAGHGLVRRVFYPGLPECDPQGLIGSQMAGPGSLIAFEVGSAEQAERIPGAVGMITHAVSLGGIDTLIQHPAGLTHRPVAAEAKPNASLLRVSIGLEDPADVVADLVQAIEATR